The following proteins are encoded in a genomic region of Micrococcaceae bacterium Sec5.8:
- the ligD gene encoding non-homologous end-joining DNA ligase has protein sequence MPKEVASITVNSAGGDRELRISSPGRVLWPKLGLTKLDLARYIVDVGDAFLAANGGRPVTLQRFGDTVDGDQFFSKNPPRGAPDFVRSVIVVYPSARSHPQLVIDEVAAAVWAVQMNTVVFHPWASRAGNPDNPDQLRIDLDPQPGTGFEDAIPAAQELRSVLSEAGLDSFIKTSGNRGLHVFAPVEPSHEFLDVRHAVIAAARELERRMPEKVTTAWWKEERGTRIFVDFNQANRDRTMAGAYSPRALPGATVSCPIGWDELEHISAQDFTITTVPERLKKTGDPWADMHATPGTIDGLLKWWERDLAAGLGELPFPPDFPKMPGEPMRVQPSRAKSKD, from the coding sequence ATGCCCAAGGAAGTAGCCTCCATCACTGTCAACAGCGCCGGCGGCGACCGTGAACTGCGGATCTCGAGTCCCGGCAGGGTTCTGTGGCCAAAGCTCGGTCTCACCAAGCTGGACCTCGCCCGGTACATCGTCGACGTCGGGGACGCCTTCCTGGCAGCGAACGGCGGCCGTCCCGTGACGCTTCAGCGGTTCGGGGACACCGTGGACGGCGATCAGTTCTTCTCCAAGAACCCGCCACGGGGTGCGCCGGACTTTGTGCGCTCGGTGATCGTGGTCTACCCCAGCGCGCGCTCGCACCCCCAGCTGGTGATTGATGAGGTGGCCGCCGCCGTGTGGGCCGTGCAGATGAACACGGTGGTCTTCCATCCCTGGGCGTCCAGGGCCGGCAACCCGGACAACCCTGACCAGCTCCGGATCGACCTTGATCCGCAGCCGGGCACCGGGTTCGAGGACGCAATTCCGGCTGCGCAGGAACTGCGTTCCGTGCTGTCCGAGGCCGGATTGGACTCATTCATTAAGACTTCCGGCAACCGGGGACTCCACGTGTTCGCACCCGTCGAGCCCAGCCATGAGTTTCTCGATGTGCGGCACGCCGTGATCGCCGCCGCCCGCGAACTGGAACGGCGGATGCCCGAAAAAGTCACCACTGCGTGGTGGAAAGAGGAGCGCGGCACCCGTATTTTCGTCGACTTCAATCAGGCGAACCGTGACCGCACCATGGCTGGGGCGTACAGCCCGCGCGCCCTGCCCGGGGCCACCGTGTCCTGTCCTATCGGCTGGGACGAACTGGAGCACATCAGCGCCCAGGATTTCACTATCACCACGGTGCCGGAGCGGCTCAAGAAGACCGGAGACCCCTGGGCGGACATGCACGCGACGCCGGGCACCATCGATGGTCTCCTGAAGTGGTGGGAGCGTGACCTCGCCGCCGGGCTGGGGGAACTGCCCTTCCCGCCGGACTTTCCGAAGATGCCGGGCGAACCGATGCGGGTGCAGCCCAGCAGGGCCAAGAGCAAGGATTAG
- a CDS encoding class I SAM-dependent methyltransferase, whose translation MTKRTGVAPRLAEVLAVVLGTEDIPLRLRAWDGSEAGPAGAPVIEFRSRRALRRMLFSPGQLGLSRAYVAGDVDAPGDIFASFSALSATGKFAEPGPFRRPTVRDIGIILKNAALTGALGPNPAPPPEEARTVRAGRRHTRTRDAAAISHHYDVGNDFYALVLGPSLVYSCAVWEAEGTGLEVAQDAKLSLVCRKLGLQPGMRVLDVGCGWGSLALHAAQNYGADVVGVTLSAEQAAMAGKRVAEAGLTDRVTIRVQDYRDIEDGPFDAISSIGMSEHVGKEQTPAYVAKLHGLLRPGGRLLNHAISWNAGPTAPDPDSFIPRYVFPDGEMLPLADMIDALESGGLEVLDVEALRRHYALTLRAWVHNLEDHWSDAVLLAGEGRARVWRLYMAASALGFEAGITGVNQILVQRPGGAEPPLRRTAWL comes from the coding sequence ATGACGAAACGGACCGGGGTGGCGCCGCGGCTTGCTGAGGTACTGGCTGTTGTCCTGGGCACGGAAGACATCCCGCTGCGGCTGAGGGCCTGGGACGGCTCGGAAGCGGGTCCGGCCGGCGCGCCGGTCATCGAGTTCCGGTCCCGGCGGGCGCTGCGCCGGATGCTGTTCTCGCCCGGGCAGCTTGGCCTCAGCCGCGCCTACGTCGCCGGGGACGTCGATGCGCCCGGCGACATCTTCGCCAGTTTCTCTGCCCTGAGCGCCACCGGAAAATTCGCCGAACCGGGACCATTCCGCCGCCCCACGGTGCGCGACATCGGGATAATACTCAAGAACGCCGCCCTGACCGGCGCCCTGGGCCCGAACCCTGCTCCGCCGCCGGAGGAAGCCCGGACTGTCCGAGCTGGCCGGCGGCACACCCGCACGCGCGATGCTGCCGCCATCTCCCATCACTACGACGTCGGCAATGACTTTTATGCACTGGTCCTTGGTCCGTCCCTGGTCTACTCCTGCGCAGTGTGGGAGGCGGAAGGCACCGGATTGGAGGTGGCCCAGGACGCCAAGCTCAGCCTGGTCTGCCGCAAACTGGGACTACAGCCTGGCATGCGGGTACTGGACGTCGGCTGCGGCTGGGGGAGTCTGGCGCTGCACGCGGCCCAAAACTACGGAGCCGACGTCGTGGGGGTGACCCTTTCGGCCGAACAGGCCGCCATGGCGGGAAAACGGGTTGCGGAGGCCGGCTTGACCGACCGGGTAACCATCCGGGTCCAGGACTACCGCGACATCGAGGACGGGCCCTTTGACGCAATCAGCTCGATCGGCATGTCGGAGCATGTGGGCAAGGAGCAAACGCCCGCCTACGTCGCCAAGCTGCACGGCCTGCTCCGGCCGGGCGGCCGGCTGCTGAACCACGCCATCTCCTGGAACGCGGGACCCACTGCCCCTGATCCGGACTCATTCATCCCGCGTTACGTCTTTCCCGACGGTGAGATGCTCCCCCTGGCGGACATGATAGATGCCCTCGAATCCGGCGGGCTGGAGGTCCTCGACGTTGAAGCCCTGCGGCGGCACTACGCATTGACCCTCCGGGCCTGGGTGCACAACCTCGAGGACCACTGGAGTGACGCAGTGCTGCTGGCAGGTGAAGGCCGTGCCCGGGTGTGGCGGCTGTACATGGCCGCCAGTGCTCTGGGTTTCGAAGCCGGCATCACCGGCGTCAACCAGATTCTGGTGCAGCGCCCCGGTGGCGCGGAGCCACCCCTGCGTCGGACAGCCTGGCTCTGA
- a CDS encoding alpha/beta family hydrolase, producing the protein MTLNELPVTFAVGDTCVSGIYARPAQPSATVVVAHGAGAGMEHLFLAGFTRAMNRLAIATLRFNFPYREAGRKFPDRPPAAIAAWRAAMAEAAARSGGEPLWAAGKSFGGRMASMAVAEGMPAAGLIYLGYPLHPPGRPEKLRDEHLYGLTLPMIFLQGTRDPFATPELLEAVVARIGPTATLEWLAGGNHTFDVAGAKRNADDVGASLAGAAAAFISARGPR; encoded by the coding sequence ATGACACTCAACGAGTTGCCGGTCACTTTCGCTGTGGGAGACACCTGCGTTTCGGGCATCTACGCCCGCCCTGCCCAGCCCTCTGCCACCGTGGTGGTCGCCCACGGCGCCGGGGCAGGCATGGAGCACCTGTTCCTCGCCGGATTCACGCGCGCCATGAACCGCCTGGCCATCGCCACGCTGCGCTTTAACTTCCCCTACCGGGAGGCGGGCCGGAAGTTTCCGGACCGGCCTCCCGCAGCCATCGCTGCCTGGCGCGCGGCCATGGCCGAGGCTGCGGCCCGGTCCGGGGGCGAGCCGCTCTGGGCGGCCGGGAAATCCTTCGGCGGCCGGATGGCCTCTATGGCGGTTGCTGAAGGGATGCCTGCGGCCGGACTCATCTACCTTGGTTACCCACTCCACCCTCCGGGCAGGCCGGAGAAGCTGCGGGACGAACACCTGTACGGTCTGACCCTGCCGATGATCTTCCTGCAGGGCACCCGCGATCCGTTTGCCACACCCGAACTGCTGGAGGCCGTGGTGGCCCGGATCGGTCCGACAGCGACGCTGGAGTGGCTCGCGGGCGGCAACCACACTTTCGATGTCGCGGGGGCCAAGCGCAACGCGGACGACGTCGGCGCGTCGTTGGCTGGGGCCGCGGCAGCCTTCATCTCAGCCCGCGGTCCCCGTTGA
- a CDS encoding pirin family protein gives MSNTEVAPQEILCASHGSRAGVEVLVPRQVPLGGPRAMDVRRTLPQRQRSLIGAWCFLDHYGPDRVGESGGMRVPRHPHTGLQTVSWLFTGGIEHRDSAGFHAEVRPGEVNLMTAGRGISHSEFSTPATDVLHGAQLWVALPDGARRMAPTFEHYQPEPLAGPGWSMRVFLGSLAGAVSPVTTHTPLLGAEIIVTAGSSLSVDTDPSFEHGVLVDTGTLTVEGHPVARDHLAYLPVGRTTLTLAAGDEALRVLLIGGAPLGEPIVMWWNFVGRSHEEIVEFRSIWQAEIGAEVAPAGAGTETTSRFGPFPAGEPAPLPAPALPNARLRPRA, from the coding sequence ATGAGTAATACCGAGGTGGCTCCGCAGGAGATACTTTGCGCATCTCACGGCAGCCGTGCCGGGGTCGAAGTCCTGGTTCCCCGCCAGGTTCCGCTCGGCGGCCCGCGTGCCATGGACGTCCGGCGAACGTTGCCCCAGCGCCAACGCAGCCTCATCGGGGCCTGGTGCTTCCTGGACCACTACGGCCCGGACCGGGTCGGCGAGTCGGGGGGCATGCGCGTTCCGCGCCACCCACACACGGGGCTGCAAACGGTGAGCTGGCTGTTTACCGGCGGGATCGAGCACCGGGACTCGGCCGGTTTCCACGCTGAGGTGCGGCCCGGCGAGGTCAACCTGATGACGGCCGGCCGCGGAATCAGTCACTCGGAGTTTTCCACGCCCGCCACCGATGTCCTGCATGGTGCGCAATTGTGGGTGGCGCTGCCGGACGGGGCACGCCGGATGGCACCAACGTTTGAGCATTACCAGCCCGAGCCGCTGGCGGGACCCGGTTGGAGCATGCGGGTCTTTCTGGGGTCCCTCGCCGGTGCCGTGTCTCCCGTCACGACCCACACGCCTCTGCTTGGCGCGGAAATCATCGTGACAGCAGGGTCCTCGCTGAGCGTGGACACGGACCCGTCCTTTGAGCATGGTGTACTTGTGGACACCGGGACCCTCACCGTGGAGGGCCACCCGGTCGCCCGGGACCACCTTGCCTACCTGCCCGTCGGGCGCACCACCTTGACCCTGGCGGCCGGTGACGAAGCCCTGCGCGTGTTGCTGATCGGCGGCGCACCTTTGGGCGAACCGATCGTAATGTGGTGGAACTTCGTAGGGCGCAGCCACGAAGAAATCGTGGAGTTCCGGTCCATATGGCAGGCGGAAATTGGCGCTGAGGTAGCGCCCGCCGGCGCCGGAACGGAAACCACGTCCCGGTTCGGCCCGTTTCCCGCAGGAGAACCCGCACCGCTTCCTGCCCCGGCGCTCCCCAACGCCAGGCTCCGGCCCCGGGCCTGA
- a CDS encoding GNAT family N-acetyltransferase: MPSSPTIRHNPARLRYELLDGETVTGQAAYIDDGGGHRIFYHTVVDEEFGGRGLAGRLAERALQDTVAAGLKVVPVCPYIKKYLQSHPQYAASVQVPTPALLRVLDGALPQRGRR; encoded by the coding sequence ATGCCCAGCTCACCTACGATCCGCCACAACCCCGCCCGGCTGCGATATGAGCTGCTGGACGGAGAAACGGTTACCGGCCAGGCGGCCTATATCGACGACGGCGGCGGGCACCGGATTTTTTACCACACAGTCGTTGACGAGGAATTCGGGGGCCGGGGGCTCGCCGGCCGGCTCGCTGAACGGGCGCTTCAGGACACCGTCGCCGCCGGCTTAAAGGTCGTCCCGGTTTGTCCGTACATCAAAAAGTATCTCCAAAGCCACCCCCAGTACGCGGCGAGCGTTCAGGTCCCCACCCCGGCACTGCTCCGAGTTCTCGACGGCGCGTTGCCGCAGCGCGGCCGGCGCTGA
- a CDS encoding DUF4193 domain-containing protein, producing the protein MATDYDEVRSDVAESRNASLEALRSANAPDARSVTRELDEADTSEGVELPGADLSGEELTVTVIPQKDDEFMCYSCFLVRHRSQLAREKAGHSYCADCMS; encoded by the coding sequence GTGGCAACCGATTATGACGAAGTCCGATCCGACGTTGCGGAATCACGCAACGCCTCACTGGAAGCCCTGCGGTCCGCGAACGCGCCGGACGCCCGCAGCGTCACCCGTGAGCTCGACGAAGCCGACACTTCCGAGGGTGTGGAACTGCCCGGAGCCGACCTCTCCGGCGAGGAATTAACGGTAACCGTCATCCCGCAGAAGGACGACGAGTTTATGTGCTACTCATGTTTTCTCGTCCGACACCGCTCGCAGCTCGCCCGCGAGAAGGCCGGCCACTCGTATTGCGCTGACTGCATGAGCTAA
- a CDS encoding HtaA domain-containing protein has product MNPASASPDPQPAMGLSWGIKRSFIDYITSLPDGAVSATDGATVSDCSLFSFSHGASDYDVARGAGVLRFRGDVRLAGHHGMLLVRLLDPWITFTGGNGVLSISTGGGRHDRATVGFLAPSVPRVDAGSLVWKNVDVVVSPEGSELFDGQYAAGQPMDPLSIRVPG; this is encoded by the coding sequence GTGAACCCAGCGTCCGCCTCACCCGATCCGCAGCCCGCGATGGGCCTGAGCTGGGGCATCAAGCGCAGCTTCATCGACTACATCACCAGCTTGCCGGACGGTGCAGTTTCCGCGACCGACGGGGCCACCGTCTCGGACTGTTCCTTGTTCTCCTTCAGTCACGGAGCTTCAGACTACGATGTTGCTCGGGGCGCCGGCGTACTCCGCTTCCGTGGCGACGTTCGGCTCGCCGGCCACCACGGCATGTTGCTGGTGCGTCTCCTGGACCCCTGGATCACCTTCACCGGCGGCAACGGAGTGCTCTCGATCAGCACCGGCGGCGGCCGCCACGACCGGGCTACCGTGGGGTTTCTCGCCCCGTCCGTTCCGCGAGTCGACGCCGGGTCCTTGGTGTGGAAAAACGTCGACGTCGTCGTCTCCCCGGAAGGATCCGAGCTTTTCGACGGCCAATATGCTGCCGGGCAGCCGATGGACCCGCTCTCTATCCGGGTCCCGGGCTAA
- a CDS encoding BTAD domain-containing putative transcriptional regulator codes for MKTPGISKPAISVQLFGTFEIRRDGAVLRAADLGGCKPRHILEILLLNLGTPVSKTRLVEILWGSRASAGAVATLESYVSGLRRVIQPGNTKCGPLRTANAGYVLDPQLVELDLSEFQDLVLVARRSPPAEAHGLSMRALELAAEPLLGFELVADWAEEARTRHAAEKVATQILAAETAAFLDKSELAISLAQSAVRSEPLNERAWTVLVAGYEQAGLPVEGLSAYERCRRLFDRDMGCAPGPALQAAYLRLLRQRAEGNTDLSEALAALLYLAERRHGPKRGPLAAEESRRRQENAGRVLDSFLRQALSVAI; via the coding sequence GTGAAGACTCCGGGCATTTCCAAACCGGCAATCTCCGTTCAACTTTTTGGAACATTCGAAATCCGGCGCGATGGCGCGGTGCTCCGGGCCGCCGACCTCGGTGGCTGCAAGCCCCGGCACATTCTGGAAATCCTGCTCCTGAACCTCGGTACGCCTGTTTCCAAGACGCGCCTGGTGGAGATCCTGTGGGGGTCCCGGGCCAGTGCGGGGGCGGTGGCCACTCTTGAGAGCTACGTCAGCGGCCTGCGCCGCGTGATCCAGCCCGGCAACACGAAGTGCGGCCCCCTCCGCACCGCCAACGCCGGCTACGTCCTCGATCCCCAGTTGGTGGAGCTGGACCTGTCTGAGTTCCAGGACCTGGTCCTCGTGGCCCGGCGCTCCCCGCCGGCTGAGGCCCACGGACTCTCGATGCGGGCGCTGGAACTGGCGGCAGAGCCGTTGCTGGGCTTTGAACTCGTGGCTGACTGGGCGGAGGAAGCCCGGACCCGGCACGCTGCAGAGAAGGTCGCCACACAAATTCTGGCCGCTGAGACGGCGGCGTTCCTGGACAAATCCGAGCTCGCCATTTCGTTGGCTCAATCGGCGGTCCGGTCCGAGCCACTCAACGAACGGGCGTGGACGGTTCTCGTTGCGGGTTACGAGCAGGCGGGGCTGCCGGTCGAGGGACTGTCCGCATATGAACGCTGCCGCCGGTTGTTTGACCGGGACATGGGGTGCGCTCCGGGGCCCGCGCTGCAGGCGGCGTACTTGCGGCTTTTGCGGCAGCGCGCCGAGGGAAACACGGATCTCTCGGAAGCCCTGGCAGCTCTGCTATATCTCGCCGAGCGGCGGCACGGACCCAAGCGTGGCCCGCTCGCCGCGGAGGAGTCCCGGCGCAGGCAGGAGAACGCCGGCCGGGTTCTGGACTCGTTCCTGCGCCAGGCGCTGTCCGTTGCCATCTGA